The following proteins come from a genomic window of Achromobacter sp. AONIH1:
- a CDS encoding TetR/AcrR family transcriptional regulator: MPAKTEKSELTYAAIVDAALDLAAAQGLESLSLGQVAKHLGISKSGVFSRVGSREALLQAVLDEYDRRFVAAVFTPALEQPRGLPRMNAMVTHWIDRACNVETLTGCIYVAGAFEYDDRESPLRPLLENNVRRWRAALVRTAGQALEAGHLRPDTDPEQLVFEIYSLMVGLMHDARFLRDPQAHERVRRAYERLISTYRSFSYIE, encoded by the coding sequence ATGCCTGCCAAAACGGAAAAAAGCGAACTCACCTACGCGGCCATCGTCGACGCCGCGCTGGACCTGGCCGCCGCCCAGGGGCTGGAGAGCCTGTCGCTGGGACAGGTCGCCAAGCACCTGGGCATCAGCAAGAGCGGCGTTTTCTCGCGCGTGGGCTCGCGCGAAGCGCTGCTGCAAGCCGTGCTGGATGAATATGACCGCCGCTTCGTCGCCGCCGTGTTCACCCCGGCGCTGGAACAGCCTCGCGGCCTGCCGCGCATGAACGCGATGGTGACGCACTGGATAGACCGTGCTTGCAACGTGGAGACGCTGACCGGCTGCATCTACGTGGCTGGCGCCTTCGAATACGACGACCGCGAATCGCCATTGCGGCCGCTGCTGGAAAACAATGTGCGACGGTGGCGCGCGGCGCTGGTGCGCACCGCCGGGCAGGCGCTGGAAGCTGGCCATCTGCGGCCCGACACCGACCCGGAACAGCTGGTGTTCGAGATCTACAGCCTGATGGTGGGCCTGATGCACGACGCACGTTTCCTGCGCGATCCGCAGGCCCACGAGCGGGTGCGCAGGGCGTATGAACGATTGATCTCCACCTATCGCAGTTTCAGCTACATCGAGTAA
- a CDS encoding cysteine hydrolase: MSRSVQLLIVDPQNDFCDLPDAYLPVDPLSRQPVKPALPVAGAHADMQRLARFIDAAAPALTAITVTLDSHHRLDIAHPTFWRTGDGRPVAPFTSITVAQVRAGDFLPRHDDDLPRTLAYLQELETRGRYTLMVWPIHCEIGSWGHNVHADVRAAYNRWEDAGQHIVRKVPKGTNPWTEHYSALMAEVPDPDDPRTQLNRGLLHALDRAELLLIAGEAGSHCVKATVEDLAQHLPGGKLSRVVLLTDCMSPVPGFNAGQTAFLQRMRELGMQTRGSMDVLQSLR, translated from the coding sequence ATGTCCCGTTCCGTACAGCTGCTGATCGTCGATCCGCAAAATGATTTTTGCGACCTTCCCGATGCCTACCTGCCCGTCGATCCGCTCAGCCGGCAGCCCGTGAAACCGGCGCTGCCCGTGGCCGGCGCGCACGCCGACATGCAACGGCTGGCCCGCTTCATCGATGCCGCCGCGCCCGCGCTCACCGCCATCACGGTGACGCTGGATTCACATCATCGCCTGGACATCGCGCACCCGACCTTCTGGCGCACCGGAGACGGCCGGCCGGTGGCGCCCTTCACGTCCATTACCGTCGCGCAGGTACGCGCGGGCGATTTCCTGCCCCGCCACGACGACGATCTGCCGCGCACGCTGGCCTATCTGCAGGAACTGGAAACACGCGGCCGCTACACGCTGATGGTGTGGCCGATCCACTGCGAGATCGGCAGCTGGGGCCACAACGTCCATGCCGACGTGCGCGCGGCCTATAACCGCTGGGAAGACGCGGGCCAACACATCGTGCGCAAGGTGCCCAAGGGCACCAATCCCTGGACCGAGCACTACAGCGCGCTGATGGCCGAGGTGCCGGACCCGGACGATCCGCGCACCCAGCTCAATCGCGGCCTGCTCCATGCGCTGGACCGCGCCGAATTGCTGCTGATCGCTGGCGAGGCGGGCAGCCATTGCGTCAAGGCCACGGTCGAAGATCTGGCCCAGCACCTGCCGGGCGGCAAGCTGTCGCGCGTCGTGCTGCTGACGGATTGCATGAGCCCGGTACCGGGCTTCAACGCTGGGCAGACCGCCTTTCTGCAGCGCATGCGCGAACTGGGCATGCAGACCCGCGGCAGCATGGACGTGCTGCAATCGCTGCGCTAG
- a CDS encoding TetR/AcrR family transcriptional regulator — translation MDTPTSAKSPAASSANTRDQLLAHAEKLIRTRGCNGFSYRDLAEHVGVKTSSIHYYFPGKDDLLYEAVEAYSARALAALRAIDQSLPARAQLEAYLSLMESRACDSGELCLGGMLAAEVMTLPDRVRGALQGFFRAHEAWLARVLAEGKAQGTLKFNGTAESAGRAVFATVQGCMLVSRLFQQPPAFCEAIGALYVPCKD, via the coding sequence ATGGATACCCCGACCTCCGCCAAGTCTCCGGCCGCTTCCTCGGCGAATACCCGCGACCAATTGCTGGCCCACGCCGAAAAGCTGATCCGCACGCGCGGCTGCAACGGTTTCAGTTATCGCGACCTGGCCGAGCATGTGGGCGTGAAGACGTCCAGCATCCATTACTACTTTCCTGGCAAGGACGACCTGCTGTACGAAGCGGTCGAGGCATACAGCGCCCGCGCGTTGGCGGCCTTGCGCGCCATCGACCAGTCCCTGCCCGCGCGCGCGCAGCTCGAGGCCTACCTGTCGCTGATGGAGTCGCGCGCCTGTGATTCGGGCGAGTTGTGCCTGGGCGGCATGCTGGCCGCCGAAGTCATGACGCTGCCGGATCGGGTGCGCGGCGCGTTGCAAGGATTTTTCCGCGCGCACGAAGCCTGGCTGGCGCGCGTGCTGGCCGAGGGCAAGGCGCAGGGCACCCTGAAATTCAACGGCACCGCCGAATCGGCTGGCCGCGCGGTGTTCGCCACCGTGCAGGGCTGCATGCTGGTGTCACGCCTGTTCCAGCAGCCGCCGGCATTCTGCGAGGCCATCGGCGCGCTCTACGTGCCGTGCAAGGACTGA
- a CDS encoding DUF4148 domain-containing protein, translating into MKTLVSALILSATFMGSAYAGELDYPPAPDTQSSLTRVQVQQELAAARANGELVSGEEGYPATAYAQAGDKTRAQVQQELAAARAQGLTESGELDYPPVQG; encoded by the coding sequence ATGAAGACCCTTGTTTCCGCCCTGATTCTTTCCGCCACGTTCATGGGTTCGGCCTACGCCGGCGAGCTGGACTATCCGCCCGCCCCGGATACGCAGAGCAGCCTGACCCGTGTCCAGGTCCAGCAGGAGCTGGCGGCGGCCCGCGCCAACGGCGAGCTGGTGTCCGGTGAAGAAGGTTATCCCGCCACCGCCTACGCCCAAGCCGGCGACAAGACCCGCGCCCAGGTGCAGCAAGAGCTGGCTGCCGCCCGTGCGCAAGGCCTGACCGAAAGCGGTGAACTGGATTACCCGCCTGTGCAAGGCTGA
- a CDS encoding DUF4148 domain-containing protein, translating to MKTLVSALILSASFIGAAQAGELDYPPALDTHSSVTRAQVQQELAAARANGELVSGEEGYAVATFAQTGDKTRAQVQQELAAARAQGLTESGELDYPPVHG from the coding sequence ATGAAGACCCTCGTATCCGCCCTGATCCTTTCCGCTTCCTTCATCGGCGCCGCCCAGGCCGGCGAGCTGGACTATCCGCCCGCGCTGGACACGCATAGCAGCGTGACGCGCGCCCAGGTCCAGCAAGAGCTGGCCGCGGCCCGCGCCAACGGCGAGCTGGTGTCGGGAGAAGAAGGCTACGCCGTCGCCACGTTCGCCCAGACCGGCGACAAGACCCGCGCCCAGGTGCAGCAAGAGCTGGCTGCCGCCCGTGCGCAAGGCCTGACCGAAAGCGGTGAGCTGGACTACCCGCCCGTTCACGGCTGA
- a CDS encoding glycosyltransferase: MRILYTNFHQADGGGHTTYVLSLVRALRAAHDIVVAAPAGSRLFLEASGMPGVRVVPMEFKGGLLSAWPRIRRMRALLKIERFDLVHVNGAADHRLCMLASMGLRGGRPAIVYTQHTSRSGRSLGAALRARLATDRVICVSEHTRRGLMRSHYAGCGLRTVKNGVDVDYFTPATPEEKALSRERWLRPSQAGCLVVGSNAGTAVYKNWPDMLEAVAMLPGALRRRIVVLIAGEPPNEDRLRYVESLGMQDRATFVGLLDDVRPFLAALDLGFVLSSRLETISFACREMMAMGLPVVVSDVGGLPENVEDGVDGWVVPACAPTAVSEVLREALREPEALEVMGEAARARALAEFGLSRFVAQTQAVYLEALDLPRPSRLWPIGWFALGAATFWIQDLFI, translated from the coding sequence ATGCGCATTCTCTATACCAATTTCCACCAGGCCGACGGCGGCGGCCATACCACCTACGTACTGTCGCTGGTGCGGGCGCTGCGGGCCGCGCACGACATCGTGGTTGCCGCGCCGGCCGGCAGCCGCCTGTTTCTGGAAGCCTCGGGCATGCCGGGCGTGCGTGTCGTGCCGATGGAGTTCAAGGGCGGATTGCTCTCTGCCTGGCCCCGGATCCGGCGCATGCGCGCGTTGCTGAAGATCGAGCGCTTTGACCTGGTGCATGTGAACGGCGCGGCCGATCACCGGCTTTGCATGCTGGCGAGCATGGGACTGCGGGGTGGGCGTCCGGCGATCGTCTACACGCAGCACACTTCGCGTTCCGGGCGCAGCCTGGGCGCGGCGTTGCGGGCTCGCCTGGCCACGGATCGCGTGATCTGCGTCAGCGAACATACCCGGCGCGGCCTGATGCGCTCTCACTACGCCGGCTGTGGCTTGCGCACGGTGAAGAACGGGGTCGACGTGGACTATTTCACGCCGGCCACGCCAGAGGAAAAGGCGCTCTCCCGCGAGCGCTGGCTGAGGCCATCGCAGGCAGGCTGCCTGGTGGTCGGCAGCAACGCCGGCACCGCCGTGTACAAGAACTGGCCGGACATGCTGGAAGCCGTGGCCATGTTGCCCGGTGCGCTGCGCAGGCGGATCGTGGTGCTGATCGCGGGCGAGCCGCCCAACGAGGACCGGTTGCGTTACGTCGAGTCGCTGGGGATGCAGGATCGCGCGACCTTCGTCGGCTTGCTTGACGATGTGCGGCCATTCCTGGCGGCGTTGGACCTGGGTTTCGTATTGTCGTCCCGCCTGGAGACCATTTCCTTCGCCTGCCGCGAAATGATGGCCATGGGCTTGCCCGTGGTGGTGAGCGATGTCGGCGGCCTGCCGGAAAATGTGGAAGACGGCGTGGACGGCTGGGTCGTGCCGGCGTGCGCGCCGACAGCGGTGTCGGAGGTGCTGCGCGAGGCGCTGCGCGAACCCGAGGCGCTTGAGGTCATGGGCGAGGCCGCGCGCGCCAGGGCGCTGGCCGAGTTTGGATTGTCGCGTTTTGTCGCGCAGACACAGGCTGTGTACCTGGAGGCGCTTGATCTGCCGCGGCCCAGCCGCCTGTGGCCCATCGGATGGTTCGCGTTGGGCGCCGCCACGTTCTGGATCCAGGACCTGTTCATCTGA
- the ssb gene encoding single-stranded DNA-binding protein encodes MASVNKVILVGNLGRDPEVRYSPDGAAICNVSIATTSQWKDKASGERREETEWHRVVMYNRLAEIAGEYLKKGRSVYIEGRLKTRKWQDKDTGADRYSTEIVADQMQMLGGREGGEGGGGSYGGGGGFDEAPRQQRAAPAPRPAPQQRPAPQAAPASSGANLADMDDDIPF; translated from the coding sequence ATGGCATCGGTCAACAAAGTCATACTCGTCGGCAACCTGGGTCGCGACCCGGAAGTCCGCTACAGCCCGGACGGGGCGGCAATCTGCAACGTGTCCATCGCCACCACCTCCCAATGGAAGGACAAGGCCTCCGGCGAACGCCGCGAGGAAACCGAGTGGCACCGCGTGGTCATGTACAACCGCCTGGCTGAAATCGCCGGCGAATACCTGAAGAAGGGCCGTTCGGTCTACATCGAAGGCCGCCTGAAGACCCGCAAGTGGCAGGACAAGGACACCGGCGCCGATCGCTACAGCACCGAAATCGTCGCCGACCAGATGCAGATGCTGGGCGGCCGCGAGGGCGGCGAAGGCGGCGGCGGCAGCTACGGCGGCGGTGGCGGCTTCGACGAAGCCCCGCGCCAGCAGCGCGCCGCGCCGGCCCCGCGCCCGGCGCCGCAGCAGCGTCCCGCTCCGCAGGCCGCCCCGGCCAGCAGCGGCGCCAACCTGGCGGACATGGACGACGATATTCCGTTCTGA
- a CDS encoding MFS transporter has protein sequence MPAETKLKLTPSERRASVALAGLFAARMLGLFLLLPVFAVAARGLPGGDDPARVGLALGMYGLTQAFMQIPFGLASDRWGRRPVVIAGLLLFVAGSVVCAQASDVFWITIGRAIQGAGAISAAVTAWLADATRDEVRTRAMAMVGGSIGLSFAVSLVLSPVLVGWWGLSGLFWTIACLGVVCLAVARWVVPVVPRTQARAMQAARPREVLLHPDLLRLNFGVFVLHLVQVALFVVAPALLAKAGGLDARELWKVYLPVILVSFVLMVPVVFVAEKRRAHRGALRAAVAGLALVCALLPMASQGFYGFAMALTGFFVVFNVLEALQPSLVSRVAPAAYKGLALGFYNTAQAAGLFTGGALGGWLASHSGANAVFIAAAALALLWLAVTWALRPLA, from the coding sequence ATGCCGGCAGAAACCAAACTGAAATTGACCCCTTCCGAGCGCCGCGCCAGCGTGGCGCTGGCGGGATTGTTCGCGGCGCGCATGCTGGGGCTGTTCCTGTTGCTGCCGGTCTTCGCGGTGGCGGCGCGCGGCCTGCCCGGCGGCGACGATCCGGCCCGCGTGGGCCTGGCGCTGGGCATGTACGGCCTGACCCAGGCCTTCATGCAGATTCCCTTCGGGCTGGCGTCCGACCGCTGGGGCCGCCGGCCCGTGGTGATCGCCGGCCTTTTGCTGTTCGTGGCCGGCAGCGTGGTCTGTGCCCAGGCGTCGGACGTGTTCTGGATCACCATCGGCCGCGCCATCCAGGGCGCGGGCGCCATTTCCGCCGCCGTCACCGCCTGGCTGGCCGACGCCACCCGCGACGAGGTGCGCACCCGCGCCATGGCCATGGTCGGCGGCTCGATCGGCCTGTCCTTCGCCGTCTCGCTGGTGCTGTCGCCCGTGCTGGTGGGCTGGTGGGGGCTGTCGGGCCTGTTCTGGACCATCGCCTGTCTGGGCGTGGTCTGCCTGGCCGTGGCGCGCTGGGTCGTGCCGGTGGTGCCGCGCACCCAGGCCCGCGCCATGCAGGCGGCCCGGCCGCGCGAGGTGCTGCTGCATCCCGACCTGTTGCGGCTGAACTTCGGCGTATTCGTGCTGCATCTGGTGCAGGTGGCGCTGTTCGTGGTCGCGCCGGCGCTGCTGGCCAAGGCCGGCGGGCTGGACGCGCGCGAACTGTGGAAGGTCTATCTGCCGGTCATCCTGGTGTCCTTCGTGCTGATGGTGCCGGTCGTGTTCGTGGCGGAAAAGCGCCGCGCCCATCGCGGCGCGCTGCGCGCGGCCGTGGCCGGCCTGGCGCTGGTGTGCGCGCTGCTGCCGATGGCCAGCCAGGGTTTCTATGGTTTCGCCATGGCCCTGACCGGCTTTTTCGTGGTGTTCAACGTGCTCGAAGCCTTGCAGCCGTCGCTGGTGTCGCGGGTGGCGCCGGCGGCCTATAAGGGCCTGGCGCTGGGCTTCTACAACACGGCCCAGGCCGCCGGCCTGTTCACCGGCGGCGCGCTGGGCGGCTGGCTGGCCTCGCACTCGGGCGCCAATGCGGTCTTCATCGCGGCGGCGGCCCTGGCGCTGCTCTGGCTGGCCGTTACCTGGGCGCTGCGGCCGCTGGCCTAG
- the uvrA gene encoding excinuclease ABC subunit UvrA, translating into MDSTIRIRGARTHNLKNVSLDLPRHKLVVVTGLSGSGKSSLAFDTLYAEGQRRYVESLSAYARQFLQLMDKPDVDLIEGLSPAISIEQKAAGHNPRSTVGTITEIHDYLRLLYARVGTPYCPDHGLPLQAQSVSQMVDAVMAWPADTRLAVLAPIARGKKGSFEDECASLQAQGYVRLRVDGQLLEIDGMAPLKKSEKHDIDVVIDRLRIKPESKQRLAESFETALQLAEGRALALDMDSSREQVFSSRYACPVCSHSLPELEPRLFSFNNPMGACPSCDGIGQVGFFDPKRVVAFPELSLAAGAIRGWDRRNAFTHSLLTSLAAHYEFEIEAPFEELPEDVRQKVLYGSGDEEISFVYLNEKGRSTVKRHTFEGVIPNLERRWRETDSATVREELGKYRNIKTCPDCGGSRLRPEARNVLIGQDPRGGERQGQAIYEVEAMPLSACLAWFRDLSLAGAKQEIAQRIVREIEARLSFLNNVGLNYLSLDRSADTISGGEAQRIRLASQIGSGLTGVMYVLDEPSIGLHQRDNDRLIGTLQHLRDLGNSVIVVEHDEDMIRMADWVVDMGPGAGEHGGQVVAQGDPEAVQRDPASLTGQYLSGARAIAIPQRRPVNDELPWLTLTGATGNNLKNVDLRIPAGRLVCVTGVSGSGKSTLVNDTLAVAVSRQLHHAQSEPAPYAAMQGLEHFDKIISVDQSPIGRTPRSNPATYTGLFTPIRELFAGVPEARTRGYDPGRFSFNVKGGRCEACQGDGVVKVEMHFLPDMYVPCDVCHGKRYNRETLEIRYRGRNISEVLDLTVEQALEYFESVPAIARKLHTLIDVGLSYIRLGQSATTLSGGEAQRVKLSLELSRRSTGRTLYILDEPTTGLHFRDIELLLQVLNQLVDSGNTVLIIEHNLDVIKTADWLVDMGPEGGDGGGRVVAQGTPETVAATKTSHTGHYLGKVLRRAAS; encoded by the coding sequence ATGGACTCGACGATACGCATACGGGGTGCGCGCACCCACAACCTCAAGAACGTCTCGCTGGACCTGCCGCGCCACAAGCTGGTGGTGGTGACCGGCCTGTCCGGCTCGGGCAAGTCCTCGCTCGCCTTCGACACGCTTTACGCCGAGGGCCAGCGCCGCTATGTCGAGAGCCTGTCGGCCTACGCCCGGCAGTTCCTGCAACTGATGGACAAGCCGGATGTGGACCTGATCGAGGGCCTGTCGCCGGCCATCTCGATCGAGCAGAAGGCCGCCGGCCACAACCCGCGCTCCACCGTCGGCACCATCACCGAGATCCACGACTACCTGCGCCTGCTGTACGCGCGCGTCGGCACGCCGTATTGCCCGGACCATGGCCTGCCGCTGCAGGCGCAGAGCGTGAGCCAGATGGTGGACGCCGTGATGGCCTGGCCGGCCGACACCCGGCTGGCCGTGCTGGCGCCGATCGCGCGCGGCAAGAAAGGCAGCTTCGAGGACGAATGCGCCAGCCTGCAGGCGCAGGGCTATGTGCGCCTGCGGGTGGACGGCCAGCTGCTGGAAATCGACGGCATGGCGCCGCTGAAGAAATCCGAGAAGCACGACATCGACGTGGTGATCGACCGCCTGCGCATCAAGCCCGAGAGCAAGCAGCGCCTGGCCGAGAGTTTCGAAACCGCCTTGCAACTGGCCGAGGGCCGCGCGCTGGCGCTGGACATGGACAGCAGCCGCGAACAGGTCTTCTCCAGCCGCTACGCCTGCCCGGTCTGCAGCCACAGCCTGCCGGAACTGGAGCCGCGGCTGTTCAGCTTCAACAACCCGATGGGCGCCTGCCCCAGCTGCGACGGCATCGGACAGGTCGGATTCTTCGACCCCAAGCGCGTGGTCGCCTTCCCCGAGCTGAGCCTGGCCGCCGGCGCGATCCGAGGCTGGGACCGCCGCAACGCCTTCACCCACTCGCTGCTCACCAGCCTGGCCGCGCACTATGAATTCGAGATCGAGGCGCCGTTCGAGGAACTGCCCGAGGACGTGCGCCAGAAGGTGCTGTACGGTTCGGGCGACGAAGAGATCTCCTTCGTCTATCTGAACGAAAAGGGCCGCAGCACGGTCAAGCGCCACACCTTCGAAGGCGTGATCCCGAACCTGGAGCGCCGCTGGCGCGAGACCGATTCGGCCACCGTGCGCGAAGAGCTGGGCAAGTACCGCAACATCAAGACCTGCCCCGATTGCGGCGGCTCGCGCCTGCGGCCCGAGGCCCGCAACGTGCTGATCGGCCAGGATCCGCGCGGCGGCGAACGCCAAGGCCAGGCCATCTACGAAGTCGAGGCCATGCCGCTGTCGGCCTGCCTGGCCTGGTTCCGCGACCTGAGCCTGGCCGGCGCCAAGCAGGAGATCGCGCAGCGCATCGTGCGCGAAATCGAGGCGCGGCTGAGCTTCCTGAACAACGTGGGCCTGAACTACCTGTCGCTGGACCGCAGCGCCGACACGATTTCCGGCGGCGAGGCCCAGCGCATCCGGCTGGCCAGCCAGATCGGCTCGGGCCTGACCGGCGTCATGTACGTGCTGGACGAGCCGTCCATCGGCCTGCACCAGCGCGACAACGACCGCCTGATCGGCACGCTGCAGCACCTGCGCGACCTGGGCAACAGCGTGATCGTGGTCGAGCACGACGAGGACATGATCCGCATGGCCGACTGGGTCGTGGACATGGGCCCCGGCGCCGGCGAGCACGGCGGCCAGGTGGTGGCGCAGGGCGATCCCGAAGCGGTGCAGCGCGACCCCGCCTCGCTCACCGGCCAGTACCTGAGCGGCGCACGCGCCATCGCCATTCCGCAACGCCGGCCGGTCAACGACGAGCTGCCGTGGCTCACGCTCACCGGCGCCACCGGCAACAACCTGAAGAACGTGGACCTGCGCATCCCCGCCGGCCGGCTGGTCTGCGTGACCGGCGTGTCCGGCTCGGGCAAGTCCACGCTGGTCAACGACACCCTGGCCGTGGCCGTGTCGCGCCAGCTGCACCACGCGCAGAGCGAACCCGCGCCCTACGCGGCCATGCAGGGCCTGGAGCACTTCGACAAGATCATCAGCGTCGACCAGAGCCCCATCGGCCGCACGCCGCGCAGCAACCCGGCCACCTACACGGGCCTGTTCACGCCGATCCGCGAGCTGTTCGCCGGCGTGCCGGAAGCGCGCACGCGCGGCTACGATCCGGGCCGCTTCAGCTTCAACGTGAAGGGCGGACGCTGCGAGGCCTGCCAGGGCGACGGCGTGGTCAAGGTGGAGATGCACTTCCTGCCCGACATGTACGTGCCCTGCGACGTCTGCCACGGCAAGCGCTACAACCGCGAAACGCTGGAGATCCGCTATCGCGGCCGCAACATCAGCGAGGTGCTGGACCTGACGGTGGAACAGGCGCTGGAATACTTCGAGTCGGTGCCGGCCATCGCGCGCAAGCTGCATACGCTGATCGACGTGGGCCTGTCCTACATCCGACTGGGCCAGAGCGCCACCACGCTGTCCGGCGGCGAGGCGCAGCGCGTCAAGCTGTCGCTGGAGCTGTCGCGCCGCAGCACCGGGCGCACGCTGTACATCCTGGACGAACCCACCACCGGCCTGCATTTCCGCGACATCGAACTGCTGCTGCAGGTGCTGAACCAACTGGTGGACAGCGGCAACACCGTGCTCATCATCGAACACAACCTGGACGTGATCAAGACGGCCGACTGGCTGGTCGACATGGGCCCGGAAGGCGGCGACGGCGGCGGGCGCGTGGTCGCGCAAGGCACGCCCGAAACCGTGGCGGCCACCAAGACCA